One region of Gigantopelta aegis isolate Gae_Host chromosome 7, Gae_host_genome, whole genome shotgun sequence genomic DNA includes:
- the LOC121376946 gene encoding ficolin-1-A-like produces the protein MKLSLVLVLFAAICLVCSGNWRWRHGRRHHGGWRQGGWRRGGWRHGGWRRGGWRQWRSNHWRQCQNKMEGLTEQRNKLKKELDQCLPSSPISDCWDVKTRQNQNRDGTYTIDSPAGGKMNVRCDMTTDNGGWLTFVRRVKGGVDFNRPWKDYKRGFGDLAGDFWLGNDFLHMFTAAKDVEMRVDMTDQDGNHAYAVYGSLHVDDEAHAYSIHVSGTYSGNAGDAFRPNSTRKEKFQNNRAFRTYDRDNEFGCAKSHKGGFWYNNCFFVLATGPFNSIRGIIWFTWRRHHALKEITMSIRPKGVV, from the exons ATGAAACTTTCTTTGGTACTCGTCCTGTTTGCAGCCATTTGTCTTGTGTGCTCCGGCAACTGGAGATGGAGACACGGAAGACGACATCACGGAGGTTGGCGACAAGGAGGATGGCGACGTGGAGGTTGGCGTCACGGAGGGTGGCGACGTGGAGGTTGGCGTCAATGGAGAAGTAACCACTGGAGACAGTGTCAGAACAA AATGGAGGGTTTGACAGAACAAAGAAACAAGTTAAAGAAGGAACTGGACCAATGTCTGCCATCAT CGCCGATTAGCGACTGCTGGGATGTGAAGACACGCCAGAACCAGAACCGTGACGGCACGTACACGATCGACTCACCAGCCGGGGGAAAGATGAACGTCAGGTGTGACATGACCACGGACAATGGCGGTTGGCTCACCTTCGTCAG GCGGGTCAAGGGTGGTGTCGACTTCAACAGGCCGTGGAAAGACTACAAACGCGGATTTGGCGACCTCGCAGGAGATTTCTGGTTGGGAAATGATTTTCTTCACATGTTCACGGCAGCAAAG GATGTCGAGATGCGGGTCGACATGACTGACCAGGATGGTAACCACGCTTACGCTGTGTACGGCAGCTTACACGTGGACGACGAGGCCCACGCCTACAGCATCCACGTATCCGGAACATACAGTGGGAACGCTGGAGACGCGTTTCGCCCTAACTCTACACG GAAGGAGAAATTTCAAAATAACAGGGCGTTCCGGACCTACGACCGCGACAACGAGTTCGGCTGCGCGAAATCCCACAAAGGCGGCTTCTGGTACAACAACTGCTTCTTTGTTCTAGCTACCGGGCCATTCAATTCCATTAGA GGTATTATATGGTTCACATGGAGACGCCATCACGCACTGAAAGAAATCACAATGTCAATCAGACCAAAGGGAGTGGTTTAA